GATCTCTAAATTTTACAAAGTTTGTAATTTtagtgaaattaaatatataaaaatatataaatataaaatatagatataaaaagactcaattaaataaaattagaatttGCTGAATGCTGATGTAGATGAGAAAATATATCTATTTTGCtttttctattactaataataatgcaatgctgTAATAATTTGTGTACCTTAAGTTCTGCTTTATAATTTATTAGTGGTGGGcaatgattaacatttttaactGAGCTTAATTGCATTGTTATGGGCAAAATtcaacaatgcatttaaaaagtactgctatatgaacaaaagtgcaaatactttaaacaaataaggtgcttttttacagcagttttcagTTTACATGGTAGAAGTTCAAATATTTCCtgtaaatctcaacttataacattaatgtaatcaaattaaatataaaaccagCTATTTGACGCTGCCAGGgcattaatgtttatataaaaaattagggctgtcaaatgattaaaatttttaatcaaattaatcagaattttcagtggattaatcaggattaatcactatttgcaatttcacctgaatcctaaccattgttttctgaaatgcataccaaaagataaataacaggacacagatacataattttcatgtattgattcatcaatatgtggttctttttttctgaatttcaaaagtttaacatttacttagatcaaatttacctgagcactatatcaaaccatgccatttaactacagatagtgtaagagttttaggtgaaccagtggttaaatatagccacatatctatgaaattatgcatatgcaaattatgagaaactcgaaagaatgaactcagaaacacaaacatgcgccaccatcacaaaAGCAGCACTCTAggcactcttgtttttaggaggtgttcatttgctctgccacaatacggatcgatattttcacgttctgaaggcttcaagtgctagtaaaaccaagtaaaaatgcaaatgcttttccaaacagctgtaattttcccTGCATTGCATGCAGGCGTTCTgcacatgcgcagtgtgaaacacaggacgctataacaggaagaagctccagcgtatcaactaccaaagtcgtctctgtttatcgagcttggcatgaatgtatttgagagtaactggggtaaaaccttaagcttcttctgtgttttaatCGCGGTGCTCGCCACTGTTTTTTTACTACCTTGataattcagagatcgacgagactttcctgacctaaataatttgtcacactgcgcatgcttgaaatgcgttaaaaaaattGACGTAATTagcgacaaacaactaattaatgtcgttaacgcgctatttttgacagccctataaaaaatattttatagtttgttacagaaaaaacaaactataaaaaaaaactccataaATAAGCTGATATATTGGCCTTGGCACtatatatcggtcaaccactctTTGTGAAGTGATGTGAACGATCATCTGTGCATCAGTGTAGTGTTTGATCAGTGTAGGTGCACATACTGCAGATGCTTGAGGAGAGCTTTGCTCAGGTCTTCACTGATGTACTCTGATATGAGACCATGTGCATAACGTAAGTAGTCCTCTAAAAGAATAACAAACACACTAACGTTAATGAGTAATCCATACAAACATAATCcaaccatatttatttatccatttaccTTCAGAAGCATCTTCATGTTTCACTCTGACGAACATGCTGGATTTCACTCCTCCACCCACAGATAGGTTGCTCTGTTTGAGTGTTTTTACTGTGCGCTGGACctgaaagacattttaaaaatatttataaatgcaacTTAAAAACTCCTAGTTAATTCTTGTAcaagttaaacattttataaacctTTTTCTTGAGCCACTCCAAGGTCTTCTCCTGGTTATATCTGTGAAACTTTAAACCACCTGCCTCTGGAAAAGAGGATTAAATTTACATTCAACACAAAATTTGTACACCACACTGTATCTGTATCTAATTTGGTATATATGTGCCTACGGATTCAAACACACACCTTTCTCATCAGCCACATGATGAAGGGAATCCAGTCCTTGTTTGCAATGCAGAAGTCTTGTGCATCCAGGGTAATCCTCATCCATAATCATCTGCTTCGCCGGCTGGAACTTTCCCTACCGGAAGAGTGCTGTCATTACAGATGAAGCTCATCTCAATGGCTTTTaccataatatttgtattttaattcattGTTAACCTCGGTGGCAGTACTGCTAATGTACGGCAACAGCAGAAATAAAGGATCAATGGGAGTCACATACAGCAATCTACCATCTGAGGACACAGATGCAACAAGTGAACAATTTAGATGTCATTAGCAGATTACTAAACACTGAGCATTTAAATCAATGATCCATAATCACATTGAATGGATAGTTCATGTTCTGTGAGAAAAGCTTACCTCTTTGCACGATCTGTCCAATGAACCAAGACCGAAAGTCTTCAGAAAAGGCTTTTacttcataaacactgacatcaCCACAGCCAAACAGGTACAGTGAAGAACTGCCTGCATTCACAAACAAAGGCAGAACTGTCAGTCAGCTGCAGTTTATTTAGATAAACCTCTGATAGACATAATCACTACATAATATTAAACTGCAAGTTGCTGTTAATTGAGTTGATATAGTAATACCAGTAGCAGGATTCTTTAGCTTGATGAAGGACGGATCACCCTCTTCAGACCTGCCTGTGTCCAGTGCTGAATCTGAAAGTGAAgggttaaaataatgtttaaattcgATTTATTCAAAGAAAACAGAATTGCATGGAGATTTAGGTGGACTTTAAAGTATACTGACACTAAAGTTTGCATACTTACTAATGCAACATGTGTCATTATTACAAAGCCTCAATAAAATAAGTTGAGCCATGAAGACTGTGTAACAATGTGTCTGCAAAAACGTGTGTCACACGCAACACAATCAACTTCAGAGGTAAGGTAACTTTACCTGGAGCAATGACAACCCAGCTGTCGCTATCGCTGTGCGCAGAGCGTTTCTTTTTAGAAGTCATTTCAAGGACTGTCttaaaaagtttaactgtgtcaaCCGGTTgtctgatgatgataataatgtaaGGACGCAAGAACTGTTTAGCAGAGGTTCTGCCTCCAGAGAAATGGCGGCAAATATTTGTGCACAGTACAGATAGGGGCAGAAACTCGAAGTGACGTTTTATTCTGATACTACTTCAAGTCTGGTTAGGCTTATATAACTACTTCTTTATAGAAtgtctaaatttaaaaaaatcgtatccaaaataaatcataaatgtgaAAAGAGAACAGCGCCTAATTTGAAAACGCGTCACCAACCACCCCTTTCTCAAAATGGTACAATCTCCCAGCATTTCTTAAAGACATAGTAGCACATTTATTTCTGCCACCATTAAAAGTACCGCTGGGAAGATATTTAGCAATATTCTTCGTATTGTTTCGTAATTACTTTGCGTGACATGATTAAAAGTCATAAACAAATATGGCTGTCGCATATTTACCTATTTACTATCTTTGCAATATGTTGGTCGCCTGcttaaattacagtaatatacAAGCATACGTTTGCCGTTATCACTGggacaaaacaaaaagcaataatattttgtgaattaaaaaaaaaagaaaagaaaactggatTGATCTGTTTACTTTTGAAAATGAGAGgcagaaccactgatctagatcTAAAAATCAGCTTTGTCTTAAAAGAATGGTTATTTTGggtaaaatgttataatttatacATCATAATAATTATTGAGAAAACTGAAATAATGGATGAAAGGTGAGTGATAATATAATGTCATCATTTTgagaaaatcaaatcaaatggtaGGCACAATTTCAATGTGGAAATtaagagaaaatatttttatataaacgcAGGGTATTTTTATATAAACGCAGTGACCTCACGGTGGCGCCAGAGTCTTGAAAATGCATAAAGTAATGTCCTTCGCCTGAATTGACTGCGGATTAATTGTTAGTACATTACCAGCATGAAAGTTCTAAACATGCTGTAAGCCGTCATTATGATCTTATATCATATCTTAGCTATATCAATCagaaagaatctttttttttgtcacaacaGATTAGCCTACAATAATCAAAGCATTTAAACAGTATATCCTACAAGCATATGACACTAGAAATAGCCTAAATTGGCAAAAaagaataatatgataatattaaagtacaataaaatgtacaataaaaataacaaatgctgTAAAGAAATGGGATAAAGAGAGATGAGACTTATAAAGCAAAGCAGTAATCTGAGCTGTGTATGTTGACTGTGATGTAGAATGATGCATAACAGTTGctctttttccttctctctcttggTTTTCAGGATCTGTAGATTACTTCGTCAGACTGTGTCTCAGCTTGACATGTCTGACAATTCCCTCTGTCTATCACTGACTTTATCTCTCATATTGTGTGGGAGGGAAAATGTGTCTTTTTGATCTTGTGTCACTCATTAAAACAGCTAACCAAGACATGTCCTGACACGGTCTATGCGTGTGCATTCATGTGTTGCTGATTAAGAATCAGGGACCCCCTTTTCTGCTATAAGTCTGAGGTATTCAGGTCAACTAAGGTCTGCTGAGCAAGGACATGTGGAGGGGAGGAGGGGCTCCAGGACATCCCAGCTGTACAAGAGAAGTTCTATACATATTGCACATATTCAGTTGTCAGATGCACTAATTTTCTAAACAAGAAAATCCTTCACagtttagattttaatttatttaactatttgttACGAGGTTCATTGCACCCTGTCTGTTCTTTTTCTCTCTTccacacatatataaacacagaCACCAGTATTGAGTAAATCCATTCGTGTCGTAAGAGACAGACTGAATGAAATCTGGTTGGAAAAAAGAGCGTTTCAAGGCACACAGTGACATTTTCAGCTCAGGCTTGTTATACACATCTGACTTGTTGCTCTGTTTTATAAACTGGTTGATAGAACAGATCAGAATACCGATTCTTATTTTGCATCTGAGCTTTACCTCCTCCCACACACATGGAAAATTAGGCAAACACAGCTTCACATTAACATGCTCCATAACCTTGCTGTTCAGAAAATAGTGACATCGTTCATGgggtggttttattttttatttttttacttttgcacaCTCACTAACAAACTCACAGGAGCGAAGTATAGCCCACACAATGCTCTCCAACTCTTGAACATCGGGCCACAAACAGGGTCTTAATCTTACATTAGCTCCTCGAAGTCACGCGctaatatattataatgtgtgCATTATTTATACAGTCAGATGTCCATCTACAGGTCTGTCACTAGAGGTCTGGTGAGTCAAACTGAGCGTTTGCACTATCATTTGACTCGTATCCACAGGACAAAAATTTTTAACTTCTTAAAAacgaaaaatgtcatttaaaaatgtcgCAGTTATAATACGAGCTAGGCTCTTACTTTCAACAGGATAAGAAGCTCAGACGTGAAGGTAGGCGACTAGTAGCTAATAGCGCAAGCTTGATGAAATTTATTTTGCGTTgtctttccaaaataaaaataaaaacttattgtGTGATAGATAGCAAAATGATTGTTTCAAAACTGTTGTAGATAAACGTGTGccattttacaaaatgtagccTACTGTTTTTTAAAATAAGCAGCTTTACTATATGAATGTGATGAtgaatttatgtattttcatACACGGAAACTGTTTgtgaaaatttataattttcatatttggatAAAACAACTGGGAATGAAAGGATACAAACTTTTTCGTTAGTCATTCGAGCAGGTAACGTATTTAATGAATGCATTAGTTGAAAGAGTGAATTCGTTACTCTACATTTTCATTTGTTCTGCAGCAGCTTGAAAACCGTTGgtcatgcattttttatgtaGCAGATCGACTATATTGTtgctttaaacttttatttagaaaatgcTCCAATTTACTTACATAACAAATCGTTGTAAAATACCAGCAAACTGATTGATGGTGTATGGAATTAGTCAAGATGATTTGATTTATCACTAagagaatgataataataacgaAAACAGGCAAATAGCTGACTGTTTCACCAGTAAAACGGCGTAAATATTAACTGTAGGCTATTACACTAAATTGcttacatcattttaatttaatttaattctacgctatttttctggattcctatttatatatttacttaatccTAAAATCCCTTAAAGTGACGTAGTGCTAATCGTTTATTTGCTCGTTTGAGAGTGTGTATAGAGGAAGGTTGGAAAATGCTGAAAACCTCACCTCAGCTGTGTCAACAGGCCGAGTGTTTTTGCCTGTTATAAATAGCCTAACTTTCAAATTAACTTCCTAAACGCCACGTgccatccaaaataaaactattcaaataaaatatttttattgtaggcAACATTTAGCATTAATCAGTTGTACGAATCCCTTGTTAATTAACTAGCAGCTGGATTACCCCTAACTTTCGAAGTCTTTCGAAGACTGTTTTGCATACCCATAGATGTTTTTTTGATAAGTGctttttgacacacacacacacccacacacacacacacacacacacacacacacacacacacacacacacacacacacacacacacacacacatatatatatatatatatatatatatatatatatactcaaaggTGAAAAGTGCTTATTTGCCTTAAGGAACTGaggtcaaaacacacacacacacacacacaattccctGTACCCATTATTATGATCCATGTTAACCTTTTATACCATTATAGGTTTAAAGACGAAATTGTTGAAACAGAAAACACATGTGCTTAAGCAGCTATGCTGACTGTTGATTGTTCGTGCCACGCATCCTTACCAAAGTGAGGTTTAGCATAAAGATGATATTTGACAGGCTTTAGTTGCTCTAGTGCAGTTGAACACACCAGACACCAGCCAATAGCATGAAGTCAGCTGTTTCAAATCACAGGGAGTTCTTTCAGCATACTTTTCCCCCCATAAAACACAAATATAGGCTACTTTAAAAAATGCTTATGCAGGTGTATGGCAAATAAAAAAGACATGCAGATCAACTTCAAAATTTTTGAAatcaatgtttttctttctttcttttcttccccATGCATGACATGCACcgagaaaatgtttttattattattattattattattattattatcgcgTATCAGTTTGAAGATCTCAAATCTGATCacgatgaaagttttttttttacctctatcATAACTTCAACAAAATATCTCATATTGGAAGGAGACTTAACAATAGGCCTACACGAGATGAGTCATCTGTGAACGTGCACTTGAGCGGATCATAGTAAAGCACTTGGGATCTCTCTCGCAGTTAAGGTAAAGTCTGGTTCTCGCGCCATGCTGTGGAAACACCGGTCTTACGTCGTCGAGATCAGAGTTGTGTGCAGTTATGACACCCGACTCGGTAGTCTCAGTAGCACATGACCTAATTTGATCCAGTGTGGGTCGTAGGGTTTGAGTCTTGAGTATCTAAGGTCGAGCGCTGGcgcttgcttttttttcttcctctcgcGCAGCGCTACCGCTCCGCCTCCTCAACGCGCAACTTTGACGCTGTGCATAAATACTGGAACAAAAGAAGAACTTCCTCGATACCTTGTGAAACGGCAGTAAATAAGCTGAAACTGTTATGCGAACTGAAATTAACCTGTTAACGTGCTAGAGGAGGTAGGCTACTTATTAGAACACCCCCCTTGAGTCAAATGATGTCTTCATACACATCCTCAATTTTCCCCTCAGCGCTTTGGGTAAGTGCCATTCATATTGACTTTGAGGTAGCTGCTGATCAGACTCTTCGAACTGTGAATGAGCACAACTGttgtcacgtttgagcattttgTGAGGTATTAAAGTGGCAGAGCAAGAGTAAATGAGGAAattgaaatgtgttttgttgaaACGCGTGACAACAGTCGAGAGCGTCGAACTATTGTCGAAAGGTTTTTGACTCTTAACCGAGTCGCTGTCTTTACATCATGATGTTAATGTTCTAAAAAGTTGTTACATACTAGCGTGCCGTGAATCAAGGAAGTTACTGTAAACTGAATACTGCTGTAGGCTATAAAAAAACGAGCTGCTTGTCAATTTTTCAGCAACAATTGCTATGCATTAGTTACCGGCTGTCTTCGAGATACGTCATGTTAACTTAAAGTATCTAACAGGTTTGATTTAGAAACCGAATTAAACTACTCGGTTTTTATTTGCATTGTCCATTAACGATTACAGGATGCCCATAACGTGTACAAAGAGTTTTCGTGAGTAGTCTTTTGTCGTGTTGATCTTCTCATGCAGTGAACAAAGAAGCGCGTAGCAAAGGCTCGGGACCCGAGAGCCCGTGGAAAGTAAGCACCCTGTTTACAATAATAACACTAGCTTCACGACGAGGCAAGACTGACAGAGCGCTGCGCCAATGGCGTGCCGGGGTTGCTTCGGCAACACGCTATATTTGGAAAGAGTTACATCATCGGAGGACTGCCTTTGAGGGGCGGGACATCCGCGAGGATTGACGCGCTTGTCTGGACTTGCCTGCAGTGCGCTTTGTTATTACTTTCCCtgctgataaaatataaaatactgtcACGGATCCAAACACGAAGCATGTTCTTTCAGCATTTTTAAAGCATAGAGAAACTAACAGACTATTTTTTATGATGAAAGGATAATGAATTGTCTGTCGTGGCAATTCAATATAAAGTTGGTCACTTAAACCATTAAGGGGAGGGAGAAAATACAATACCAAGGCGACGTGATTTTAAATACAATACCAAGTGATTGAATTAATAAGTTTAGAGGTGGATGAATGACAAGAAAGGAGAAAATCGAGTCTTAACTTGACTGATGTAAATTTGAATGTTGTGGGTGGTGACACTGTTGAGTTGTGATGATGGGAGGAAAATAATAGAAATTATAGTAGCTTATGATATGCTATAACTTATACACTGAGGTTTTGTTGCTATATGCCTTGATTGGAAGTAATATGGAAGGCCTAAATTTGCGTACGCATACATTTTCAAAAGACTGGACTAAAACAAGCGATTTGTTAAACTATATAACACATATACCCtcacaaaataaatttgaatagaTAAGAACAATAATTATAGCCAGTCAAGTTTAGTATATCCAGCATCAAAGTCCAGATCCAGAAATATTCAGTTAAAGTTAAACTTAGTGACATCCAAAGAGTAGGCACAAAATTTTTCTATAAAGGATTTTACTTTGAAAAAAGTTCATTGTACACATATTCAGTGCAGATTCGTAGCATTCTGCCTAGTCATCCATGGTGGATAAGAAGAGAACAGTTTACGTTCTTTTCTTTTACTATAGACATGCTTCCTGTTCTGTTTATCTCCAAATAAAATGAGTCAGTTCCTTTTCCCATTGTGCACATCCACTTATGGCACCATACACGTAAACACAAAGACTTGTTTTGTAGTGTTGACCGTGTAGGGACACTCACTCTCagatatttcatgtttatttgtgtcaGCAGTGTCATTCGAGTTTATGTGTgtctaaaaataagaaatatgcaTGATGCAATGATGCCACCCAGTTATTATTTTAGCTAAAAGGTGGGTAGTTTATGACTGTAGAATAAACCCATAGTGTTTTCTTTAGCAGAAGCAATAGATAGCCTTTGTCTTGGTTTGCACTGTTGCAGTTATTGCTTGCAAATTAGGGCTGACGTTTCGAAACTATTTAGTCACATAGCCACCAAATTCTCCTAAATGCATCATCAGGGGTTGCTGGTCAAATGGTCACAAAGCGGTGCCAAATTTTGAAAGTCATTATCCGAATGATGCAGTCGGCAGTAATCAGAAAGGGGCGGGTTTGACAGATGGAGCGCAGTTTCTTTCTTCTCCCAATCAGCCTTCACGCTGCTGGTGGTGTGAGTGACGCAGCTCGCGGTCGCTCTCGCTGTCTGCTGCTGTAGTAAAGCGCAGCCTCTGTTGCCAAGCTACTCGCTCCGTCTTCACGGAAAACATCGACTGACGCTCCGTTCATTTCATGCATTCATCCCTCTCGAGCGACTGCACGCGCACTGTCAAAATCTGACGTAGAGAAAGAAAGCATGACCGCTA
The sequence above is drawn from the Carassius auratus strain Wakin unplaced genomic scaffold, ASM336829v1 scaf_tig00012790, whole genome shotgun sequence genome and encodes:
- the LOC113073674 gene encoding ribonuclease H2 subunit B-like, whose product is MTSKKKRSAHSDSDSWVVIAPDSALDTGRSEEGDPSFIKLKNPATGSSSLYLFGCGDVSVYEVKAFSEDFRSWFIGQIVQRDGRLLYVTPIDPLFLLLPYISSTATEGKFQPAKQMIMDEDYPGCTRLLHCKQGLDSLHHVADEKEAGGLKFHRYNQEKTLEWLKKKVQRTVKTLKQSNLSVGGGVKSSMFVRVKHEDASEEDYLRYAHGLISEYISEDLSKALLKHLQLPEISSPKETEPPSKKRKLSDKPVEAGEDYTKFNSADFARKPSKKMTAAQKSLAKVDKTGMKSLSAFFSPKVKQEKN